In the Oncorhynchus keta strain PuntledgeMale-10-30-2019 unplaced genomic scaffold, Oket_V2 Un_contig_10364_pilon_pilon, whole genome shotgun sequence genome, one interval contains:
- the LOC118375395 gene encoding DNA damage-inducible transcript 4 protein-like — translation MMHALPTTMMVHDLDIFGSSPSPMDATAKRSSWGKLVQKLTDFSGDGQSSRHSLDSDSDNGSRTDLSDSGFDFPSISSSDDFGNVLYDDLLSMEETLLKELVHLIASSLREAKDGALRCSKLLIPEKLLEHIGQELLHLAASEPCGLRGALIDLCVEQGEVCQSMEQIAVDPYLVPTFQLTLVLRLDSGGLWPKIQGLFSTKSPSSPVKRQAIRLSTGFRVIKKKLYSSEELLIEEC, via the exons ATGATGCATGCACTTCCTACAACCATGATGGTCCATGATTTAGACATCTTCGGCTCATCTCCTTCTCCAATGGACGCCACCGCCAAAAGGTCTTCATGGGGGAAACTGGTGCAGAAGTTAACAGACTTCAGTGGAGACGGACAGAGCAGCCGTCACAGTTTAGACTCCGACTCAGACAATGGCAGCAGGACTGATCTCTCAGACTCCG GGTTTGACTTTCCCTCGATCTCCTCATCTGATGACTTCGGCAACGTGCTATACGATGATCTCCTCTCAATGGAGGAGACCCTTCTGAAAGAACTTGTGCACCTAATTGCCAGTAGCTTAAGGGAAGCCAAAGACGGTGCCCTTAGATGTTCGAAACTACTCATCCCTGAGAAGCTTCTGGAACACATAGGCCAAGAGCTCCTTCACCTGGCGGCCAGCGAGCCCTGTGGCCTGAGGGGGGCTCTCATAGACCTCTGCGTGGAACAGGGGGAGGTGTGTCAGAGTATGGAACAGATCGCCGTGGACCCATATCTCGTCCCTACCTTCCAGCTCACACTGGTGCTGAGGCTCGATTCTGGAGGACTGTGGCCCAAAATCCAAGGGCTTTTCTCCACAAAGTCTCCATCCAGTCCCGTAAAGAGACAGGCAATTAGACTGAGCACGGGCTTCAGAGTGATCAAGAAGAAACTGTACAGCTCTGAAGAGTTGCTCATTGAAGAATGCTGA